One Owenweeksia hongkongensis DSM 17368 genomic region harbors:
- a CDS encoding putative DNA modification/repair radical SAM protein — MNERVKEKLQILADAAKYDVSCSSSGSKRANSNKGLGNATGMGICHSYTEDGRCVSLLKILLTNHCIFDCAYCVSRKSNDVKRAAFTVQEVVDLTINFYRRNYIEGLFLSSGIFKNADFTMERLVRIAKKLRIEHKFNGYIHLKAIPGASDDLLHEAGLYADRLSVNLEIPSEISLKKIAPEKNYKEVYDPMNFLKEKISGYKAEKRIVKSAPLFSPGGQSTQLVIGASPETDFNILQLSKSLYKEQRLKRVYYSGYIPVSDDNRLPALIKPPLQREHRLYQADWLMRFYGFDANEIVDETQPDLDLQLDPKVGWALRNPHFFPVNINTDPYEMILRIPGIGVKSAKMIVHSRRFGKLREEHLKKIGLVWKRARYFITGINHTVGAKDWKPENLRHQLISQTVQKGQGQLSLF, encoded by the coding sequence ATGAATGAGCGTGTAAAGGAGAAGCTTCAAATCCTGGCGGATGCTGCTAAATATGATGTAAGTTGCTCTAGTAGCGGTAGTAAAAGAGCGAACAGCAATAAGGGTTTAGGAAATGCTACCGGAATGGGTATCTGCCATAGCTATACCGAAGATGGCCGTTGTGTTTCGCTTCTTAAAATATTATTGACCAACCACTGTATTTTTGACTGTGCGTATTGCGTGAGTCGCAAAAGTAACGATGTGAAGCGAGCAGCTTTTACCGTGCAAGAAGTGGTAGATCTTACCATCAATTTTTATCGAAGAAATTATATTGAGGGCTTGTTTTTAAGTAGTGGCATTTTTAAAAATGCTGATTTTACCATGGAGCGTTTGGTTCGCATAGCCAAGAAGCTACGCATCGAACATAAGTTTAATGGATACATTCATTTAAAAGCTATTCCGGGAGCCAGCGATGATTTATTACACGAGGCAGGGTTATACGCTGATCGCTTAAGTGTGAATTTGGAAATTCCCTCCGAAATTAGCTTAAAAAAAATTGCTCCGGAGAAAAATTACAAGGAGGTGTATGACCCCATGAATTTTTTGAAAGAAAAGATTAGTGGGTACAAAGCGGAGAAAAGAATAGTGAAAAGTGCACCGCTCTTTAGTCCCGGAGGACAAAGCACTCAGCTAGTTATTGGCGCATCTCCCGAAACAGATTTCAATATTTTGCAACTTAGCAAGTCTCTTTATAAAGAGCAGCGCTTAAAGCGAGTCTATTATTCGGGCTATATTCCTGTAAGTGACGATAACCGCTTGCCTGCTTTAATAAAACCACCCTTACAGCGTGAACATCGTTTGTACCAGGCTGATTGGTTAATGCGATTTTATGGTTTTGATGCTAATGAAATTGTGGATGAAACTCAACCCGATTTGGATTTACAACTAGATCCAAAAGTAGGATGGGCGCTGCGCAATCCGCATTTTTTCCCGGTAAATATTAATACCGACCCTTATGAAATGATTTTGCGGATACCGGGTATAGGAGTGAAATCCGCAAAGATGATAGTACATAGCCGCAGATTTGGAAAGCTTCGTGAAGAGCACCTAAAGAAAATTGGTTTGGTATGGAAACGAGCCCGCTATTTTATTACAGGAATAAACCATACTGTAGGTGCAAAGGATTGGAAACCTGAAAACCTTCGCCATCAACTTATTTCACAAACGGTGCAAAAAGGGCAGGGGCAGTTAAGTCTTTTTTGA